From the Gramella sp. Hel_I_59 genome, one window contains:
- a CDS encoding EamA family transporter: protein MIYLLLSVLSSTIIFIVFRLYKKYEVNTLQAIVINYFIACAVGFFGFIEGSDFTEVPSEKWFPGALMLGVLFITVFNLAAITTQKSGLSVVAVATKMSVAIPVFCGIFLYNESTGVLKIAGILLALVAVYLTSIKTKDGISIKWQNLIFPLLVFLGSGIIDTSLKFLETNYVSKTDVGLFSSTIFATAGFLGVLVMIYQAVRGELKFQFQNLLGGIALGVPNYFSIYFLVLALRSEGYESSTIFTINHVSIVALSTIVGIVLFKEKLIRKNWIGLILAMISIILVANSAI from the coding sequence TTGATCTACCTGCTTTTAAGCGTTCTTTCTTCCACGATCATTTTTATCGTATTCAGACTTTACAAAAAATACGAGGTAAATACATTGCAGGCGATCGTAATCAATTATTTTATCGCCTGTGCTGTAGGATTTTTTGGATTTATTGAAGGCTCAGATTTTACTGAGGTTCCTTCTGAAAAATGGTTTCCCGGGGCTTTGATGCTTGGAGTGCTATTTATCACCGTTTTTAACCTCGCAGCGATCACCACCCAGAAAAGCGGACTATCAGTAGTAGCAGTAGCCACCAAGATGTCGGTCGCTATTCCTGTTTTCTGCGGAATATTCCTCTACAATGAAAGCACCGGAGTACTGAAGATTGCCGGAATTTTACTTGCATTAGTGGCAGTATACCTAACCTCCATTAAAACCAAAGATGGAATTAGTATAAAATGGCAAAATCTTATTTTTCCACTGCTCGTATTTCTGGGAAGCGGAATTATTGATACCAGTTTAAAATTCCTCGAAACCAATTATGTGTCGAAAACCGATGTAGGCCTGTTTAGTTCGACCATCTTCGCAACGGCTGGATTTCTGGGTGTGCTGGTGATGATTTACCAGGCGGTTCGGGGCGAGTTAAAATTTCAGTTTCAAAATTTACTTGGCGGCATAGCATTGGGAGTACCAAATTACTTCTCGATTTACTTCCTTGTTCTGGCATTGCGCAGTGAAGGATACGAGAGCTCAACTATATTTACGATCAATCACGTGAGTATAGTCGCACTTTCAACAATCGTGGGAATCGTGCTTTTTAAAGAAAAACTTATTCGGAAAAACTGGATAGGCCTTATTCTAGCTATGATTAGTATAATTCTAGTAGCGAATTCAGCCATATGA
- a CDS encoding YigZ family protein, giving the protein MKDTYQTITEASPEVLFKDRNSKFFGYAFPIKTEEEAAKHLEELRASHHKARHWCYAWQTGKAEEDHHYRANDDGEPSNSAGMPIYGQIQSFDVTNILIVVVRYFGGVKLGVGGLINAYKTAAQMALESSNILKRTIDEVFVIKFDYPEMNKVMQVIKKNNLNVIDQKLELDCKIYIAVRKSDVESIYTKFDNTYKVEISGLEDQ; this is encoded by the coding sequence ATGAAAGACACATATCAAACTATTACTGAAGCCTCCCCGGAAGTATTATTTAAGGATCGTAATTCTAAATTCTTTGGATATGCATTTCCAATTAAAACTGAAGAAGAGGCGGCAAAACATCTGGAAGAATTACGTGCATCCCACCACAAAGCGAGACACTGGTGTTACGCCTGGCAAACAGGTAAAGCCGAAGAAGATCACCACTATCGTGCAAATGATGATGGAGAGCCATCAAACTCAGCAGGAATGCCAATCTATGGGCAGATACAAAGCTTTGATGTCACCAATATTCTCATAGTCGTAGTTCGATATTTCGGCGGAGTAAAGTTAGGAGTTGGCGGACTCATTAATGCCTATAAAACTGCAGCGCAAATGGCTCTGGAATCTTCAAATATTCTGAAGCGAACGATCGACGAGGTTTTCGTAATAAAATTTGATTATCCCGAAATGAACAAAGTCATGCAGGTGATCAAAAAAAACAATTTGAACGTCATTGACCAAAAACTGGAACTGGATTGCAAAATATATATTGCGGTTCGAAAAAGTGATGTCGAAAGCATTTATACTAAGTTCGACAATACCTATAAAGTTGAGATTTCAGGATTGGAAGATCAATAA